From Pseudomonas putida, one genomic window encodes:
- a CDS encoding universal stress protein encodes MGQYRQLLVLLTDIDPHSAALRRALALAHVSGAAVHIVGLFEPHADHSLRQEQLNEAEMQRQYGRYREQLEALVERHRPSDACLTFDTVKAEDLREQAADYIRELKPDMVIKDTEKTPALARFFATPLDCALLRACQCLLHFVPRAAASLPKRILVAVDTALHDEPHDQMLFNRALIRAADALALQCDAQLHLLGAYDLAGVFAPEMLVTQTWVEEMRDALQVSFDALADAEGVPHDCRHFKEGGAVQVIREQVAALDIDVVVMGVVQPRGLSKLLGDTTERIVSDPPCSVLSVHPCVIDTWEPPPCN; translated from the coding sequence ATGGGTCAGTATCGACAACTGCTGGTGCTGCTTACCGACATCGACCCGCACTCGGCGGCTTTGCGCCGGGCGCTTGCCCTGGCGCATGTCAGCGGCGCAGCGGTGCATATCGTTGGGCTGTTCGAGCCACACGCGGACCATTCGTTACGCCAGGAACAGCTGAACGAAGCCGAGATGCAGCGCCAATACGGGCGCTATCGCGAGCAGCTCGAGGCCCTGGTCGAGCGTCACCGGCCCAGCGATGCCTGCCTGACGTTCGATACCGTCAAGGCCGAAGACCTGCGCGAGCAGGCCGCCGATTACATCCGCGAGCTCAAGCCCGATATGGTCATCAAGGACACCGAAAAAACACCGGCACTGGCCCGATTTTTCGCCACGCCACTGGACTGCGCGCTGCTGCGAGCGTGCCAGTGCTTGCTGCATTTCGTACCTCGGGCAGCCGCGTCCTTGCCAAAACGCATACTGGTCGCCGTGGACACCGCCCTGCACGATGAACCCCATGACCAGATGCTGTTCAATCGCGCCCTCATCCGTGCAGCCGATGCCCTGGCGTTGCAATGCGATGCGCAGTTGCATCTGCTGGGTGCATATGACCTGGCGGGTGTGTTCGCCCCAGAAATGCTGGTGACGCAGACCTGGGTCGAGGAGATGCGAGATGCCTTGCAGGTGTCGTTCGATGCATTGGCCGATGCCGAAGGTGTGCCCCACGATTGCCGGCACTTCAAGGAAGGAGGGGCAGTGCAAGTGATTCGCGAGCAAGTGGCGGCCCTGGACATCGACGTGGTGGTTATGGGGGTTGTGCAGCCCAGGGGGCTGAGCAAGCTGCTGGGCGACACCACCGAGCGCATAGTGAGCGACCCACCGTGCAGCGTGCTGTCCGTTCACCCCTGCGTGATCGATACTTGGGAGCCGCCACCATGCAACTGA
- a CDS encoding helix-turn-helix domain-containing protein: protein MSGLIDVQSLGEPVQLRPPPPIHLQPLASRCNGCRVNGLCLPTGLPLRDNSSLGTLIGPRIRIRKGAALFNANMPLSALYAVYSGSFKTNLNNAEGQGVVINFWMPGDVLGLDAIATEHHVCDAIALEDSEVCPVPYHRLQALARDFPTLQQSLNRLMSREIIREHERVLMLCNLSAEQRLASFLLGLSRRFVSRGYSSHGFMLRMSREDMASYLGLRLETICRSVAHLRALGIVNLHGRLVEILDMPALMALELGYPNSPPH from the coding sequence ATGTCGGGCCTGATCGACGTTCAGTCGCTCGGCGAGCCGGTACAGCTGCGCCCGCCCCCACCCATTCACCTGCAACCACTGGCATCGCGCTGCAATGGGTGCCGGGTCAATGGCTTGTGCTTGCCCACGGGGTTGCCGCTGCGCGACAACAGCAGCCTGGGCACATTGATCGGCCCGCGCATCCGCATCAGGAAGGGGGCTGCGCTCTTCAATGCCAATATGCCCCTGAGCGCTTTGTACGCCGTGTATTCAGGCAGTTTCAAGACCAACCTGAACAATGCCGAAGGCCAGGGTGTTGTCATCAATTTCTGGATGCCGGGCGACGTACTGGGGCTCGACGCCATCGCCACCGAGCACCATGTCTGTGACGCCATTGCCCTGGAAGACAGCGAAGTCTGCCCCGTCCCATACCATCGGCTGCAGGCCCTGGCGCGTGATTTTCCCACGCTGCAGCAGAGTTTGAACCGCCTGATGAGCAGGGAAATCATCCGCGAGCATGAGCGCGTGCTGATGCTGTGCAACCTCTCTGCCGAGCAGCGGCTGGCCAGTTTTCTGCTGGGCTTGTCCCGACGCTTCGTCAGTCGCGGCTATTCATCCCACGGCTTCATGCTACGCATGTCGCGCGAGGACATGGCCTCCTACCTGGGGCTGCGCCTGGAAACCATCTGCCGCTCGGTCGCCCACTTGCGCGCCCTGGGTATCGTCAACCTGCACGGTCGGCTGGTGGAAATTCTGGACATGCCTGCGCTGATGGCACTGGAACTGGGTTACCCAAACAGCCCGCCTCACTGA
- a CDS encoding GNAT family N-acetyltransferase, with amino-acid sequence MNKPLLETEDSSEHWIDTLADGTAVLIRPLRDDDHERDSRFVSTISHEARRFRFLAGLSGGLPGLDAQLMPVDGHQHMAYVALAHDNGQLHQLGVSRYAAIPGSHNCECAVAVDERWQRKGLGKLLLQHLIAAARRNGYQCMVSRDLSNNYAMHRLTKALGFTSRYLGGDVSEILHELDLRR; translated from the coding sequence ATGAACAAGCCGTTGCTGGAAACCGAAGATTCAAGCGAGCACTGGATAGACACCCTTGCTGACGGCACAGCCGTGCTGATTCGGCCGCTACGCGATGATGATCACGAACGGGACAGTCGCTTTGTGAGCACGATCAGCCATGAGGCCCGCCGTTTTCGTTTTCTCGCCGGGCTCAGCGGTGGTTTGCCCGGCCTGGACGCGCAGTTGATGCCGGTCGACGGTCACCAGCACATGGCCTACGTAGCGCTGGCCCATGACAATGGCCAGCTGCATCAGCTTGGCGTCAGCCGCTATGCCGCGATACCGGGCAGCCACAATTGCGAATGCGCCGTGGCTGTCGACGAGCGCTGGCAGCGCAAGGGGCTGGGCAAGCTGTTGCTGCAGCACCTGATCGCCGCGGCACGGCGCAATGGTTACCAGTGCATGGTGTCCAGGGACCTCTCGAACAACTACGCCATGCACCGGCTGACCAAGGCGCTGGGGTTCACATCGCGCTACCTGGGCGGCGATGTCAGCGAAATCCTCCATGAACTTGACCTGCGCAGGTGA
- a CDS encoding potassium channel family protein, which yields MLTVTLINALVVVLVVVIHYECLLRLNDWLPRLKLWSRFRIVIGVLGALAAHALEVWCFALAYYLMASTEGWGTLSGNFDGTFMDCVYFSFTTYTTIGFGDITPSGDLKYLTGLQALTGLVMITWTASFLFLEMQKYWKAK from the coding sequence ATGCTGACCGTCACGCTGATCAACGCGCTGGTCGTGGTGCTGGTGGTGGTGATCCATTATGAATGCCTGCTGCGCCTGAACGACTGGCTACCGCGGCTCAAGCTCTGGAGCCGGTTCCGCATCGTCATCGGGGTGCTCGGCGCACTGGCGGCCCATGCACTGGAAGTGTGGTGCTTTGCCCTGGCCTATTACCTGATGGCCAGTACCGAGGGCTGGGGCACGCTGAGTGGCAACTTCGACGGCACGTTCATGGACTGCGTGTATTTCTCGTTCACCACCTATACCACCATCGGTTTCGGCGACATCACGCCCAGCGGCGACCTCAAATACCTCACAGGCCTGCAGGCACTCACGGGGCTGGTGATGATCACCTGGACGGCCTCCTTTCTGTTTCTGGAAATGCAGAAATACTGGAAGGCCAAGTAG
- a CDS encoding GNAT family N-acetyltransferase — protein sequence MASADTPRPQAAPAFPATTGEHWIEALGNGTHVLIRPLQPKDREREKNFIERLSPQSRHFRFLSQLKEPGEALLDQLMVVDQDQHMAYVALAHVDGELQEVGISRYATGADNQACECAVTVLDSWQRHGLGTLLLRHLIDHARAKGLRQMYSIDAAANVAMRDLAQAAGFTTARDPDDPSQVIHRLSLA from the coding sequence ATGGCATCCGCCGACACACCCCGTCCACAAGCAGCACCGGCATTTCCTGCGACCACCGGCGAACACTGGATCGAAGCACTCGGCAATGGCACCCATGTGCTGATCAGGCCCTTGCAGCCCAAGGATCGTGAACGCGAAAAGAACTTCATCGAACGCCTGTCTCCTCAGTCGCGCCACTTCCGTTTTCTGTCCCAGCTCAAGGAGCCTGGGGAAGCCCTGCTGGACCAACTGATGGTGGTTGATCAGGACCAGCATATGGCCTATGTGGCCCTCGCGCATGTCGACGGTGAGCTGCAGGAAGTCGGTATCTCCCGCTACGCCACCGGTGCGGATAACCAAGCATGCGAATGCGCCGTTACCGTGCTCGACAGCTGGCAGCGTCACGGCCTGGGTACATTGCTGCTCCGGCACCTGATCGACCACGCACGGGCCAAGGGCCTGCGCCAGATGTATTCGATTGACGCTGCGGCCAATGTGGCGATGCGCGACCTGGCCCAGGCAGCTGGGTTTACCACGGCCAGAGACCCGGACGACCCAAGCCAGGTGATTCACCGGCTATCGCTGGCCTGA
- a CDS encoding thermostable hemolysin encodes MTQSQWSSLLPLPIGSHVDHQAHLSLHLHKAPGRDELEHFIHQCFANVHHADVHHYLPELLALHDSQGRLVAAAGMRPASSGPLFLEHYLDEPLEAAVSRVAGCTLERACMVEVGNLAALSAGSARIMIIAVTWLLALRGLRWVAFTGATTLINSFQRLGLVPSVLASADPARLNGQVDQWGTYYAQHPKVFAGNIGSGFDALSRAGVFQRLGLPMVFEETGHAA; translated from the coding sequence ATGACCCAGTCTCAGTGGAGCAGCCTGCTCCCATTGCCTATCGGCAGCCACGTCGACCACCAGGCTCACTTGTCGCTTCATCTGCACAAGGCCCCGGGGCGCGATGAGCTTGAGCATTTCATCCATCAGTGTTTTGCCAACGTGCATCACGCTGATGTGCACCATTACCTGCCCGAACTGCTGGCGTTGCATGACAGCCAGGGGCGGCTGGTCGCTGCCGCAGGCATGCGCCCGGCCAGCAGCGGGCCGCTGTTCCTGGAGCACTACCTGGATGAACCGCTGGAAGCTGCAGTTTCTCGCGTGGCGGGCTGCACCCTTGAGCGCGCGTGCATGGTCGAAGTCGGCAACTTGGCCGCGCTCAGTGCCGGTAGCGCGCGGATCATGATCATCGCGGTGACCTGGTTGCTGGCCCTGCGCGGCTTGAGGTGGGTGGCGTTCACCGGCGCGACGACATTGATCAACAGCTTTCAGCGCTTGGGGCTGGTGCCATCGGTACTGGCGTCGGCCGACCCAGCCCGGTTGAACGGGCAGGTGGACCAGTGGGGGACCTACTACGCCCAGCACCCGAAAGTCTTTGCCGGCAATATCGGTAGTGGCTTCGATGCCTTGAGCAGGGCAGGGGTGTTCCAGCGCCTGGGCTTGCCAATGGTTTTTGAGGAAACTGGCCATGCCGCATGA
- a CDS encoding SDR family oxidoreductase → MRLPECVVILTGASGGIGLELAEQLCAAGARVLAVSRQMGKLAGLMNRYHDRLLWQSADLRSHQGREQVLARARAMGGVNVLINAAGVNRFALLDQLDEEALDELLDINLKAAVQLTRVCLPLLREQPRAMVVNVGSTYGSIGYPGYATYCASKFALRGFSEALRRELADTSVNVMYAAPRATRTAMNSTAATALNQALKVGMDDPADVARAVLKAVQSERNELYLGWPEKLFVRINGMLPGVVDRALRKQLPVIHRYIASHSKESLK, encoded by the coding sequence ATGCGCTTGCCTGAGTGCGTAGTGATCCTCACCGGCGCCAGCGGAGGCATCGGCCTGGAGCTGGCCGAACAGTTGTGCGCAGCCGGTGCCCGGGTGTTGGCGGTGAGCCGGCAGATGGGCAAACTCGCCGGCCTGATGAACCGTTACCACGACAGGCTGCTGTGGCAGTCGGCCGACCTGCGCAGCCATCAGGGGCGTGAACAGGTGCTTGCCCGCGCCCGGGCGATGGGGGGCGTCAACGTCCTGATCAATGCTGCAGGCGTGAACCGCTTTGCCCTGCTTGATCAGCTAGACGAGGAGGCGCTGGACGAACTGCTGGACATCAACCTCAAGGCCGCGGTGCAACTGACCCGTGTGTGCCTGCCGCTGCTGCGCGAACAACCCCGGGCGATGGTGGTCAACGTCGGCTCCACCTACGGCTCGATCGGTTACCCAGGTTACGCCACCTACTGCGCCAGCAAATTCGCCCTGCGCGGTTTTTCCGAGGCGCTACGCCGGGAGCTGGCCGATACCTCGGTGAATGTCATGTACGCCGCACCCCGGGCAACCCGCACCGCGATGAACAGCACCGCCGCCACGGCGCTCAACCAGGCACTGAAGGTCGGCATGGACGACCCTGCGGATGTGGCCCGCGCGGTGCTCAAGGCCGTGCAGTCAGAACGCAACGAGCTGTACCTGGGGTGGCCGGAAAAGCTCTTCGTGCGCATCAACGGCATGTTGCCCGGTGTGGTCGACCGTGCGCTGCGCAAGCAACTGCCGGTGATCCATCGATACATCGCCAGTCATTCCAAGGAGTCGCTCAAATGA
- a CDS encoding universal stress protein, whose amino-acid sequence MTNSQRLLFIASPLMRRTPVFDRAAALAKAKGMPLHIVAFDYLEGLATAGLVNDQALAVMREGYVQQHRQWLETQASSMRRNGVTVTTEVLWVQHPLDEIQVHLREQPFAMLIKGLEHEPWWIRAMFTSLDVQLLRDTRIALHLVHNASNALPRRILAAVDLSRPEDQFEGFNDLIISEALKLALQCNAQIELLYAYDMGAMYLNAEGTREHSFLFDSNRSRTLHEAQADAFQALAERNGIAFEHRHMRVGDPAKVLALFMDNNDIDVLVMGSYHHHGIGWFIGSTAERILHRLSTSVLVLSPEHSQG is encoded by the coding sequence ATGACCAACTCGCAAAGACTTCTTTTCATCGCTTCGCCCTTGATGCGCCGCACGCCGGTCTTTGATCGAGCGGCGGCGCTGGCCAAAGCCAAGGGCATGCCATTGCACATCGTGGCGTTCGACTACCTCGAGGGCCTGGCCACTGCCGGCCTGGTCAACGACCAGGCCTTGGCAGTCATGCGCGAGGGGTATGTGCAGCAACATCGTCAATGGCTGGAAACCCAGGCATCGTCGATGCGCCGCAATGGTGTGACGGTCACTACCGAGGTGTTGTGGGTACAGCACCCCTTGGACGAGATCCAGGTGCATCTACGTGAACAGCCGTTTGCCATGCTGATCAAGGGGCTCGAACATGAGCCTTGGTGGATACGAGCCATGTTCACCTCGCTGGACGTGCAGCTGCTGCGTGACACCCGGATTGCGCTGCACCTGGTGCACAACGCCAGTAATGCCTTGCCGCGCCGGATACTGGCAGCGGTCGACCTGTCGCGGCCGGAGGATCAGTTCGAAGGCTTCAACGACCTGATCATCAGCGAAGCGCTCAAGCTGGCCCTGCAATGCAACGCTCAGATCGAACTGCTGTATGCCTACGACATGGGCGCGATGTACCTGAACGCCGAAGGCACTCGGGAGCATTCGTTCCTGTTCGATTCGAACCGTTCGCGGACACTTCACGAGGCCCAGGCCGATGCCTTCCAGGCATTGGCCGAGCGCAACGGGATTGCCTTCGAGCACCGCCACATGCGGGTGGGGGACCCGGCCAAGGTGCTGGCGCTGTTCATGGACAACAACGACATCGATGTGCTGGTGATGGGCAGCTACCACCATCACGGCATCGGCTGGTTCATCGGCAGTACGGCCGAGCGGATCCTGCACCGGCTCAGCACCAGTGTGCTGGTGTTATCACCCGAACATTCGCAAGGTTAG
- a CDS encoding AMP-binding protein, producing the protein MPHELERFHQLLVSYARDHGDAIAVQDSTERFTFRQLLAEVGLRIQDLRTRSPGTLVLALDNGPQLLFWDLAALFTQRPCVVVPPFFSVAQFSHCIAQSGPSHVLCGSQWCAPLAELGFAQQDGFWVREADATAALPPGTAKITYTSGSTGKPKGVCLSAEALLRVARELEVASRPSEPQRYLVVLPLGVLLENLGVYAALMAGASVLLYPQAQLGMGGASQVDFKRLLGAIALSGAQSLILVPQLLMGLVTAIERGLMPVGALRFVAVGGARVAPSLLARAEAIGLPVFEGYGLSECASVVALNRPGATRRGSVGKPLPHVQVRIAEDGEVLVAGSVLLGYLEEPPVCDSWWATGDLGHLDEEGYLYLDGRKKHQFITSFGRNVNPEWVEAELTQGGVIAQAFVHGEAQPKNLALLWPLDPATPDTLIDQAVQQCNALLPDYARVHAWRRLPCPLSSTDDTLTANGRPRREAILRRYHSLLSDTPL; encoded by the coding sequence ATGCCGCATGAGCTGGAGCGTTTTCATCAGCTGCTGGTCTCGTATGCCCGCGACCACGGTGACGCAATCGCCGTACAAGATTCGACAGAGCGCTTCACATTCAGGCAACTACTGGCAGAAGTGGGTTTGCGCATCCAAGATTTGCGCACGCGTTCGCCAGGCACGCTGGTACTGGCCCTGGATAATGGCCCGCAGTTGCTCTTCTGGGATCTGGCGGCGCTTTTTACCCAGCGCCCCTGCGTGGTCGTGCCCCCGTTCTTCAGTGTTGCCCAATTCAGCCACTGCATCGCGCAGAGCGGCCCCAGCCATGTGCTGTGCGGCTCGCAATGGTGCGCGCCGCTCGCTGAGCTTGGGTTCGCCCAACAGGATGGGTTTTGGGTTCGCGAGGCAGACGCCACTGCGGCGCTGCCGCCCGGTACTGCCAAGATCACCTACACCTCTGGCAGCACGGGCAAGCCCAAAGGCGTGTGCCTGTCTGCCGAAGCCCTGTTGCGGGTAGCCCGAGAACTGGAGGTGGCCAGCCGTCCCAGTGAGCCGCAGCGTTACCTGGTGGTGCTGCCGCTGGGTGTGCTGCTGGAAAACCTTGGTGTTTATGCCGCACTGATGGCTGGCGCGAGTGTATTGCTGTATCCCCAGGCACAACTGGGGATGGGGGGGGCCAGCCAGGTCGATTTCAAGCGCTTGCTGGGGGCAATCGCCCTGAGCGGCGCGCAAAGCCTGATCCTGGTGCCGCAGCTGCTGATGGGGTTGGTCACTGCCATCGAGCGCGGGCTGATGCCGGTGGGGGCGCTGCGCTTCGTTGCGGTCGGCGGTGCCCGGGTGGCGCCCAGCCTGTTGGCCCGCGCCGAAGCGATCGGCCTGCCGGTGTTCGAAGGCTATGGCTTGTCCGAGTGCGCTTCGGTGGTGGCCTTGAACCGGCCTGGCGCAACCCGCCGGGGCAGTGTCGGCAAACCGCTGCCCCACGTGCAGGTGCGTATCGCCGAGGACGGGGAGGTGCTGGTGGCGGGCTCAGTGTTGCTCGGCTACCTGGAGGAACCACCCGTCTGCGATAGCTGGTGGGCTACAGGCGACCTCGGCCACCTCGACGAGGAGGGCTACCTGTACCTCGATGGCCGCAAGAAACACCAGTTCATCACCAGTTTCGGGCGCAACGTCAACCCGGAATGGGTCGAGGCCGAACTGACCCAGGGCGGTGTGATCGCCCAAGCGTTCGTGCATGGCGAGGCCCAGCCAAAGAACCTGGCATTGCTCTGGCCGCTGGACCCTGCCACCCCCGACACCCTCATCGACCAGGCCGTACAGCAGTGCAATGCCTTGCTGCCGGACTATGCCCGGGTACATGCCTGGCGTCGCCTGCCGTGCCCGCTGTCCAGTACCGACGACACCCTGACCGCCAACGGCCGCCCGCGACGCGAGGCCATCCTGCGGCGTTACCACTCCCTGTTATCCGATACCCCGTTGTGA
- a CDS encoding MBL fold metallo-hydrolase RNA specificity domain-containing protein, translated as MQLTFFGGTGTVTGSKFLLTRDSTRVLIDCGLFQGYKQLRLRNWEPLPAALRAVDAVVLTHAHLDHSGYLPVLAREGFSGPVYATPATCALAEILLLDSARLQEEQADHANRHGYSKHSPARPLYTEQDAKRALQLFRPVELHQRTPIAPGVELLLRTAGHILGAATVQLTVDGQTLVSSGDLGRPNDPVMRAPELIGAADVLLVESTYGDRSHPAQAPERYLADVINQTLLRHGITLVPSFAVGRAQLLLYYLYRLKRDGLIPDIPVYLNSPMATDATALYQQFRREHRLTALECAQMCKGTQIIRTVDESRRLDQLREPAVIIAASGMATGGRVLHHLKALAPNAHNSILFSGFQAGGTRGADIVAGARSVRLHGEDVPIRAHVFAMDNLSAHADADEIMEWLRGFTRPPRQTYVIHGEPHAADTLRRRISLELGWQVCVPEHMETVAIDPVR; from the coding sequence ATGCAACTGACCTTCTTCGGCGGTACGGGCACGGTGACGGGCAGCAAGTTCCTGCTGACGCGTGATTCGACACGGGTGTTGATCGACTGCGGGCTTTTCCAGGGTTACAAGCAACTGCGCCTGCGTAATTGGGAGCCACTGCCGGCGGCGCTGCGGGCGGTCGATGCGGTAGTGCTCACACATGCCCACCTGGACCACAGCGGCTACCTGCCGGTGCTGGCGCGCGAGGGCTTCAGCGGGCCTGTGTATGCCACCCCGGCAACCTGTGCCCTTGCTGAAATCCTGTTGCTCGACAGCGCCCGGTTGCAGGAGGAACAGGCCGACCATGCCAATCGTCATGGCTATTCCAAGCATTCGCCGGCCCGGCCCTTGTACACCGAGCAGGATGCCAAACGTGCGCTGCAGCTGTTCAGGCCCGTCGAGTTGCACCAGCGTACCCCGATCGCACCGGGTGTCGAACTGTTGCTGCGCACGGCCGGGCACATTCTGGGCGCGGCGACCGTGCAACTGACGGTGGATGGTCAGACGCTGGTGTCATCAGGTGACCTGGGGCGGCCCAACGATCCCGTGATGCGTGCACCCGAGCTGATCGGTGCGGCCGATGTGCTGCTGGTGGAGTCGACCTACGGTGACCGCTCACACCCCGCCCAAGCCCCGGAACGCTACTTGGCCGACGTGATCAACCAGACCCTGCTGCGCCATGGCATCACGTTGGTGCCGTCTTTCGCGGTGGGCCGTGCGCAACTGTTGCTGTATTACCTGTACAGGCTCAAGCGTGACGGGCTGATACCCGACATCCCCGTGTACCTGAACAGCCCGATGGCCACGGATGCCACCGCCCTGTACCAGCAGTTCAGGCGTGAGCACCGCCTGACGGCGCTGGAATGCGCGCAGATGTGCAAGGGTACGCAGATCATCCGCACGGTCGATGAGTCCAGGCGCCTGGACCAGTTGCGCGAACCAGCGGTGATCATTGCCGCCAGCGGCATGGCCACGGGGGGGCGGGTGTTGCATCACCTCAAAGCGCTGGCGCCCAACGCGCACAACAGCATCCTGTTCTCTGGTTTTCAGGCGGGTGGGACCCGGGGCGCGGATATCGTTGCCGGGGCGCGCAGCGTGCGCCTGCATGGCGAAGACGTGCCGATTCGCGCGCACGTCTTCGCCATGGACAATCTGTCGGCCCATGCCGACGCGGACGAAATCATGGAGTGGTTGCGCGGTTTCACCCGGCCACCGCGGCAAACCTACGTCATTCATGGCGAACCGCATGCTGCGGACACCTTGCGTCGGCGGATAAGCCTTGAGCTCGGCTGGCAGGTGTGCGTGCCCGAGCACATGGAAACCGTTGCCATAGACCCTGTGCGTTGA
- a CDS encoding TenA family transcriptional regulator, whose amino-acid sequence MSFFDTLQLQTTQERQALFAVPVIRDALAGHVSLDSYVAFLTQAYHHVRHTVPLMMACGARLPSRLEWLRGAVCEYIEEEYGHEQWILNDINACGGDWEAVRDARPALPIELMVAYLYDLIARGNPVGLFGMVNVLEGTSVALATQAAGTIQSTLALPDRAFSYLSSHGALDQDHMVTYKRLMDRLDDADDQRAVIHAAKVVYRLYTDMFQGLPRAGLHEVRHALA is encoded by the coding sequence ATGTCTTTTTTCGACACGCTGCAACTGCAAACCACCCAGGAGCGCCAGGCCCTGTTCGCCGTGCCGGTCATACGCGATGCGTTGGCGGGCCACGTCAGCCTCGACAGTTATGTGGCCTTCCTGACCCAGGCATACCACCATGTACGCCACACTGTGCCGCTGATGATGGCGTGCGGGGCGCGCCTGCCTTCGCGCCTGGAATGGCTGCGCGGCGCTGTGTGCGAATACATCGAGGAGGAGTATGGCCACGAGCAGTGGATCCTCAATGACATCAATGCCTGTGGCGGTGACTGGGAAGCGGTGCGTGACGCTCGGCCAGCACTGCCGATCGAGCTGATGGTCGCGTACCTTTACGACCTGATCGCCCGTGGCAACCCGGTCGGGCTGTTTGGCATGGTCAACGTGCTCGAAGGCACCAGCGTTGCCTTGGCCACCCAGGCTGCCGGCACGATCCAGAGCACGTTGGCGTTGCCGGACCGGGCCTTCAGTTACCTCAGCTCCCACGGCGCTCTGGACCAGGACCATATGGTCACTTACAAGCGCCTGATGGACCGCCTTGATGACGCTGATGACCAGCGCGCTGTGATCCATGCGGCCAAAGTGGTTTACCGCCTGTACACCGACATGTTCCAGGGGCTGCCGCGTGCGGGCCTGCATGAGGTGCGTCATGCGCTTGCCTGA
- a CDS encoding response regulator, whose amino-acid sequence MRLLLVEDDTALGEGICDGLRQEGYTLDWLRDGLSGLHALQNEMFDLVILDLGLPRLGGIELLRRVRAGGDSLPVLILTARDATEDRIIGLDAGADDYLVKPFDLNELKARLRALLRRSAGRATVLIEHAGVSLDPATQQVHYNGVPVVLTPKEYRLLHELLAQPGKVFTRERLTQLLYGWDEEPESNTLEVNIYHLRKKLFNGLIRTVRGIGYLVEGKL is encoded by the coding sequence ATGCGGCTGCTGCTGGTTGAGGATGATACCGCCCTGGGTGAGGGGATCTGCGACGGGTTGCGCCAGGAGGGTTATACCCTCGACTGGTTGCGCGATGGCCTGAGCGGGCTGCATGCCCTGCAAAACGAAATGTTCGACCTGGTGATCCTCGACCTCGGCCTGCCGCGCCTGGGTGGCATCGAGTTGCTGCGACGGGTCAGGGCAGGAGGCGACAGCCTGCCGGTTCTGATCCTTACCGCGCGCGATGCCACCGAGGATCGCATCATCGGCCTGGATGCCGGTGCCGACGACTACCTGGTCAAGCCCTTCGACCTCAACGAGCTCAAGGCTCGGCTGCGCGCCTTGCTCAGGCGCAGTGCCGGCCGGGCCACGGTGCTCATCGAGCACGCAGGCGTAAGCCTTGACCCTGCCACTCAGCAGGTGCACTACAACGGCGTACCTGTGGTATTGACGCCCAAGGAGTATCGGCTGCTGCACGAGCTGCTGGCGCAACCGGGCAAAGTGTTTACCCGTGAGCGGCTGACCCAGCTGCTGTACGGCTGGGACGAGGAGCCTGAAAGCAACACGCTGGAAGTGAACATCTATCACCTGCGCAAGAAGCTGTTCAACGGCCTGATCCGCACGGTGCGCGGTATCGGGTATCTGGTCGAGGGCAAGCTATGA